A genome region from Dickeya chrysanthemi NCPPB 402 includes the following:
- a CDS encoding LysR family substrate-binding domain-containing protein, with protein EEPEVDIRLFEMPLFQQIQGLQDELYDVGFALSDAVGEHITAEPVWAEPLMVAVPARHPLLAYSQIPLDEVLRYPLVLCDPRVCEGHARQVAQVLRRSAQEPLIAEQVISFDLMMTLVSAGFALGLADVSHIAASRALGVVARPLAGKTPMMTTYLLRHAGDPPETVARFIERLDALAWADDNSPDGVT; from the coding sequence GGAAGAGCCCGAGGTGGATATTCGCCTGTTTGAAATGCCGCTCTTTCAGCAAATTCAGGGATTGCAGGATGAGCTGTACGATGTGGGTTTTGCCTTGTCTGATGCAGTGGGCGAGCATATCACTGCTGAGCCGGTCTGGGCCGAGCCGTTAATGGTGGCGGTTCCTGCCCGGCATCCTTTGCTGGCCTACAGCCAGATCCCGCTGGACGAAGTGCTGCGTTACCCGCTGGTGTTGTGTGACCCGCGGGTATGTGAAGGACATGCACGTCAGGTAGCGCAGGTTTTGCGCCGTTCTGCGCAGGAGCCGTTGATTGCCGAACAGGTTATCTCGTTCGACCTGATGATGACCCTTGTTTCCGCCGGGTTTGCACTGGGGCTGGCTGACGTTTCTCATATTGCGGCCAGCCGGGCGTTGGGGGTGGTGGCCCGCCCGCTGGCCGGGAAAACACCCATGATGACCACCTATCTGTTGCGCCATGCCGGGGATCCGCCAGAAACGGTGGCGCGCTTTATCGAGCGGCTTGACGCGCTGGCGTGGGCGGACGATAACTCGCCTGATGGCGTCACCTGA
- the trbE gene encoding conjugal transfer protein TrbE has protein sequence MLNLAEYRHRPALLADWLPWAGLVAPGVVLNKDGSFQRTARFRGPDLDSATPGELIATAARLNNALRRLGSNWALFTDAERRPAAAYPHSRFPEALSWLVDEERRAAFQVEGGHFDSLYHLTLWYLPPEDAQSRTVAWLDENTPSGRVDWRERLTAFVAETDRLSDLMTGVMPELIWLDDSQTLTYLHGTVSTRHYRLGVPAVPFHLDALLADSPMTGGVAPMLGDQHLRTITVRGFPSSTWPGMLDDLNRLGFAYRWSVRFLFMDKAEAEKALARLRRQWFVKRKNVATLLRETVFQQESPLVDNDAGNKAADADAALQALGSDQAAFGYVTTTVTVLADEAEDAEEKRRQTEQVIQGRGFVTCPERLNAVDAWLSSVPGQVYANVRQPIISTLNLAHLIPLSAVWAGPENNAHLDGPPLIVTRTDGATPFRLVTHIGDVGHTLVVGPTGMGKSVLLAMLAMQFRRYPGSRVFLFDVGRSLRATTLGLGGEHYDLGADGAIAFQPLARIDQAGWRRWAAEWVVGRVRQEGVNVGPEEKAAIWSALDSLAGAPVEQRTLTGLSVLLQSLALRQALAPYVLGGAYGNLLDADQERLGDADVQCFEMEALMPSKAAVLAVLEYLFARLETRFDGAPTLLLLDESWLFLDEPVFAARIRQWLKTLRKKNVSVIFATQSLADIQRSALAPAIIESCLSRIFLPNPQASEPQIRAIYEGFGLNARQIAMLAAAEPKRDYYYQSRQGNRRFDLDLGPVALAFAAAASPQSQRDIDRLLAQDPRPDFAGAWLRHRGLAWAADLLPGFTPAAQPISSPPCRGTP, from the coding sequence ATGCTGAATCTTGCCGAATACCGTCATCGCCCGGCCTTACTGGCCGACTGGCTGCCGTGGGCGGGGCTGGTGGCACCCGGTGTGGTGCTGAACAAGGACGGGTCGTTCCAGCGCACCGCCCGGTTTCGCGGGCCGGATCTGGACAGTGCCACCCCCGGCGAACTGATCGCCACCGCTGCCCGCCTGAATAACGCCCTGCGCCGCCTCGGCAGCAACTGGGCGCTGTTTACCGACGCCGAACGGCGACCTGCCGCCGCGTATCCGCATTCCCGCTTCCCCGAGGCGCTCTCCTGGCTGGTGGACGAAGAGCGGCGTGCCGCGTTTCAGGTGGAGGGGGGCCATTTTGACAGCCTGTACCACCTCACCCTGTGGTATCTGCCGCCGGAGGACGCGCAGTCACGTACGGTGGCCTGGTTAGACGAGAACACCCCGTCGGGGCGTGTGGACTGGCGGGAACGGCTCACGGCCTTTGTGGCGGAGACCGATCGCCTGTCTGACCTGATGACCGGCGTCATGCCGGAGCTCATCTGGCTGGATGACAGCCAGACGCTGACCTACCTGCATGGTACGGTATCGACCCGGCATTACCGGCTTGGCGTGCCGGCGGTGCCGTTCCATCTGGATGCCTTGCTGGCCGACAGCCCGATGACGGGCGGAGTAGCGCCGATGCTGGGCGACCAACACCTGCGGACGATCACGGTGCGGGGATTTCCGTCCTCCACCTGGCCGGGCATGTTGGACGACCTGAACAGGCTGGGGTTTGCCTACCGCTGGTCGGTGCGTTTTCTGTTCATGGACAAGGCGGAGGCGGAAAAAGCGCTGGCCCGCCTGCGCCGACAGTGGTTTGTGAAACGGAAAAACGTGGCGACACTGCTGCGCGAGACCGTGTTCCAGCAGGAAAGTCCGCTGGTGGATAACGATGCCGGCAACAAGGCGGCCGATGCCGATGCGGCGTTACAGGCGCTGGGCAGCGATCAGGCGGCGTTTGGTTACGTCACCACCACCGTGACCGTATTGGCCGATGAGGCGGAGGACGCGGAGGAAAAACGGCGCCAGACCGAGCAGGTGATCCAGGGGCGAGGCTTCGTGACCTGTCCGGAGCGGCTGAACGCGGTGGACGCCTGGCTCTCGTCGGTGCCCGGCCAGGTGTATGCCAATGTGCGCCAGCCGATCATTTCCACCCTCAATCTGGCGCACCTGATCCCGCTGTCGGCGGTCTGGGCCGGGCCGGAGAACAATGCTCACCTTGACGGGCCGCCACTTATCGTAACCCGGACCGATGGCGCCACGCCGTTTCGGCTGGTGACACACATTGGCGACGTAGGGCATACGCTGGTGGTGGGGCCCACCGGGATGGGCAAATCGGTGCTGCTGGCCATGCTGGCGATGCAGTTTCGTCGCTATCCCGGCTCGCGCGTATTTCTTTTTGATGTCGGCCGCTCGTTGCGCGCCACTACCCTGGGACTGGGGGGTGAGCATTATGATCTGGGGGCTGACGGGGCGATCGCGTTTCAGCCGCTGGCCCGGATCGATCAGGCGGGCTGGCGGCGCTGGGCGGCGGAATGGGTAGTGGGACGTGTCCGGCAGGAGGGCGTGAACGTGGGGCCGGAGGAGAAGGCCGCCATCTGGTCGGCGCTGGACAGCCTGGCAGGTGCGCCGGTTGAACAGCGTACCCTGACCGGCCTGTCGGTCCTGTTGCAGTCGCTGGCGTTGCGTCAGGCACTGGCGCCGTATGTGCTGGGCGGGGCGTACGGCAACCTGCTGGATGCCGATCAGGAGCGGCTGGGCGACGCCGATGTGCAGTGCTTTGAAATGGAGGCGCTGATGCCCAGTAAGGCGGCGGTACTGGCGGTGCTGGAATACCTGTTTGCCCGGCTGGAAACCCGTTTTGACGGCGCGCCGACGCTGTTGCTCCTGGATGAATCCTGGTTGTTTCTTGATGAACCGGTGTTTGCGGCGCGTATCCGGCAGTGGCTCAAGACACTGCGCAAGAAAAACGTCAGTGTGATATTCGCCACCCAGTCGCTGGCGGATATCCAACGCTCTGCCCTGGCACCGGCCATCATCGAAAGTTGCCTCAGCCGGATTTTCCTGCCCAATCCACAGGCCAGCGAACCCCAGATCCGGGCCATCTATGAGGGGTTTGGTCTTAATGCCCGGCAGATAGCCATGCTGGCTGCCGCAGAGCCCAAACGGGATTACTACTACCAGTCCCGACAGGGCAACCGCCGGTTCGATCTCGATCTGGGGCCGGTGGCGCTGGCGTTTGCCGCGGCCGCCTCACCACAGAGTCAGCGTGATATCGACCGCCTGCTGGCACAGGATCCTCGCCCGGATTTCGCCGGCGCCTGGTTGCGTCACCGGGGGCTGGCGTGGGCGGCCGACCTGCTGCCGGGGTTTACTCCAGCGGCGCAGCCGATTTCCTCTCCACCGTGCAGGGGGACACCGTGA
- a CDS encoding TrbC/VirB2 family protein: protein MMLPFALRFSDCWLVRRSLPGAALAVSLLWGLTAYASGSSMPWESPLQSILESIQGPVARIIAVIIIITTGLALAFGDTSGGFRKLIQIVFGLSIAFAASSFFLSFFSFAGGAVV, encoded by the coding sequence ATGATGCTCCCGTTTGCTCTTCGCTTTTCCGACTGCTGGCTCGTTCGACGTAGTCTGCCTGGAGCCGCACTGGCCGTCAGCCTGTTGTGGGGGCTGACGGCCTACGCCAGTGGCTCAAGTATGCCATGGGAGTCGCCGCTGCAGTCGATCCTGGAATCCATACAGGGGCCGGTGGCGCGCATTATCGCGGTCATCATCATTATCACCACCGGGCTGGCGCTGGCCTTTGGCGATACCTCGGGCGGATTTCGCAAGCTGATCCAGATCGTGTTTGGGCTGTCGATTGCCTTTGCCGCCTCCTCGTTCTTTTTGTCGTTTTTCAGCTTTGCCGGCGGGGCGGTGGTATGA
- a CDS encoding VirB3 family type IV secretion system protein, translated as MSDEYSLLPGFDVPLHRSLTEPILLGGAPRTVAIANGTLAAAVGLGLQLWLPGLVLWVVGHTLAVWGAREDPQFMTVFARHIRHPSQLDV; from the coding sequence ATGAGTGACGAATACTCGCTGTTACCCGGCTTTGACGTACCGCTGCACCGCTCGCTGACCGAGCCGATCCTGCTGGGGGGCGCACCGCGCACGGTGGCGATTGCCAATGGCACGCTGGCCGCCGCCGTCGGGCTGGGGTTGCAGCTGTGGCTGCCGGGGCTGGTGCTGTGGGTGGTTGGGCATACGCTGGCAGTATGGGGCGCGCGGGAGGATCCGCAGTTCATGACGGTGTTTGCCCGGCATATCCGCCACCCGTCGCAGCTGGATGTCTGA
- a CDS encoding RHS repeat-associated core domain-containing protein, which translates to MKGLCDGKAVEPQPLRYDNLLRYYDPTVGRFTTQDPIGLAGGINLYQYAPNSLSWVDPLGLAATGDYGQMPVMPGYQKHHNIPQSMANHPAIVNSGYDVNNSRNITQLPSSKEAIKADPGRTVHRGRHNKAYDDLVRGQLDAIHANNASPEVKRMQIDALSDDLGHKLRNKKIKLNKACC; encoded by the coding sequence GTGAAGGGACTATGCGACGGCAAGGCGGTGGAACCGCAGCCGTTACGCTACGACAACCTGCTCCGTTATTACGACCCGACGGTAGGCCGGTTTACCACACAGGACCCGATTGGGCTGGCGGGCGGGATCAATCTTTATCAGTATGCGCCTAACTCGTTGAGTTGGGTTGATCCACTTGGCTTGGCGGCTACAGGTGATTATGGGCAAATGCCAGTTATGCCGGGTTATCAGAAGCATCACAATATTCCTCAATCTATGGCAAATCATCCTGCGATAGTAAATTCTGGGTATGATGTGAATAATAGTCGCAACATTACCCAACTCCCGTCATCTAAAGAGGCTATTAAAGCTGATCCTGGAAGAACAGTACATCGAGGGAGGCATAATAAAGCTTATGATGACCTTGTTCGGGGGCAGTTAGATGCTATACATGCAAATAACGCCAGTCCTGAGGTAAAGAGAATGCAAATTGATGCATTGTCGGATGACTTGGGGCATAAGTTAAGAAATAAAAAGATTAAGTTAAATAAAGCTTGTTGCTGA
- a CDS encoding conjugal transfer nickase/helicase domain-containing protein, with amino-acid sequence HSVDDTVYLVSPGVFQRYAQEHLQIGELAKQEKIQDWQWVQKHFERLHIHRKQANGLNIWACTINGPRKSRRLNGYLLSDPRLIFSSPMPNNPYISLTSPLPSK; translated from the coding sequence CATAGCGTGGACGATACTGTCTACCTGGTCAGCCCTGGCGTTTTCCAGCGCTATGCACAAGAACACTTGCAGATCGGCGAACTTGCCAAACAAGAGAAAATTCAGGACTGGCAGTGGGTACAGAAACACTTTGAGCGTCTGCACATCCATCGCAAACAAGCCAATGGTCTGAACATATGGGCCTGCACAATCAATGGGCCACGCAAATCGCGCCGACTGAACGGCTACCTGCTATCCGATCCCAGGCTGATTTTTAGCTCCCCCATGCCGAACAATCCCTATATATCTCTTACGTCACCACTACCCAGCAAATAA
- a CDS encoding conjugal transfer protein TraG gives MQGQGILVGQVVVVFSVVIAGVWYATQWTAAALGYSPRLGTPWFEGIGVPVYPPWRLFEWWFVFGGYAPRVFDIGGAIAGGGSLLASMVAMTLSVWRARASRHVTTYGSARWARTQDIRRAGLYRPSGLFLGLHNGQYLRHEGPEHVLAFAPTRSGKGVGLVVPTLLSWSASVVVHDIKGENWQLTAGWRARFSHCLLFNPTDTRSAAYNPLLEVRRGAHEVRDVQNIADILVDPEGALERRNHWEKTSHALLVGAILHVLYAQEDKTLRGVANFLSDPDCPFEITLYRMMTTAHLGDAPHPVIASAAREVLNKSDNERSGVLSTAMSFLGLYRDPTVAAVTSRCDWRIADLIAARHPVSLYLVVPPSDISRTKPLIRLILNQIGRRLTESLEDADGTTRRHTLLLMLDEFPALGRLDFFESALAFMAGYGLRAFLIAQSLNQIDKAYGPNHAILDNCHVRVAFATNDERTAKRISDTLGTATELRAQRNYAGHRLAPWLGHLMIARQESARPLLTPGEVMQLPASDAIVMVGSQPPIRARKMRYFADANFQSRVLPPPSLTDGHYTDVPEPRPDDWRDLRLPAVPVPSGMTGLADPDDDGEGHPSAGQGDITVPMPSSMAPVSDLSWLADDTVNRFPTRSTSAPERGEAP, from the coding sequence ATGCAGGGGCAGGGCATACTGGTAGGGCAGGTTGTGGTGGTGTTCAGTGTCGTGATCGCCGGTGTGTGGTACGCCACGCAATGGACCGCGGCAGCGCTGGGGTATTCCCCGCGCCTGGGCACCCCGTGGTTCGAGGGCATTGGCGTTCCCGTTTATCCCCCGTGGCGGCTGTTTGAATGGTGGTTTGTGTTTGGCGGGTATGCGCCGCGTGTCTTTGATATCGGCGGTGCCATCGCGGGCGGCGGCAGTTTGCTGGCCTCAATGGTGGCGATGACCCTGTCGGTATGGCGCGCCCGCGCGTCCCGGCATGTCACGACTTACGGTTCGGCACGCTGGGCAAGGACACAGGATATTCGTCGGGCGGGGTTGTACCGGCCGTCCGGGCTGTTCCTCGGGCTGCATAACGGGCAATATCTGCGCCACGAGGGGCCTGAGCATGTGCTGGCGTTTGCACCCACTCGTTCGGGGAAAGGCGTTGGGCTGGTGGTGCCCACACTGCTGAGCTGGTCAGCCTCCGTCGTGGTGCACGATATCAAAGGCGAGAACTGGCAACTGACGGCAGGCTGGCGCGCCCGTTTCAGCCACTGTCTGCTGTTCAATCCGACCGACACCCGCTCGGCGGCTTACAATCCGTTGCTGGAGGTGCGGCGTGGTGCGCATGAAGTGCGCGACGTGCAGAATATCGCCGATATTCTGGTTGACCCGGAAGGGGCGCTGGAGCGGCGCAACCACTGGGAAAAAACCAGCCATGCGCTGCTGGTGGGGGCCATTCTGCATGTGCTTTATGCACAGGAAGACAAGACCCTGCGCGGCGTCGCCAATTTTCTCTCCGATCCAGACTGTCCGTTTGAGATCACGCTGTATCGGATGATGACCACGGCACATCTGGGCGATGCGCCGCACCCGGTGATTGCCTCGGCGGCCCGCGAGGTCCTCAACAAATCCGACAACGAGCGCTCCGGCGTCTTGTCCACCGCCATGTCCTTTCTGGGGCTGTACCGCGACCCGACCGTAGCGGCGGTGACCTCGCGGTGTGACTGGCGCATCGCCGACCTGATCGCGGCCCGTCATCCGGTGTCGCTGTATCTGGTGGTGCCGCCATCGGATATCAGCCGCACCAAGCCGTTGATTCGGCTGATCCTCAACCAGATTGGCCGCCGGTTGACGGAGTCGCTGGAGGACGCTGACGGCACCACCCGGCGGCATACCTTGCTGCTGATGCTGGACGAGTTCCCGGCGCTGGGGCGGCTGGATTTTTTCGAATCGGCCCTGGCGTTTATGGCCGGTTACGGTCTGCGCGCGTTTCTGATTGCCCAGTCGCTTAACCAGATTGACAAGGCCTACGGCCCGAACCACGCGATTCTGGACAACTGCCATGTGCGGGTGGCCTTTGCCACCAACGACGAGCGCACGGCTAAACGCATTTCCGACACGCTGGGCACCGCCACGGAGCTGCGCGCCCAGCGCAACTATGCCGGTCACCGGCTGGCCCCCTGGCTGGGGCACCTGATGATTGCGCGTCAGGAATCAGCCCGGCCATTGCTGACACCCGGTGAGGTGATGCAGTTGCCCGCCAGTGACGCCATTGTGATGGTGGGCAGCCAGCCGCCGATCCGCGCCAGAAAGATGCGCTACTTCGCGGATGCTAACTTTCAGTCGCGTGTTCTCCCGCCGCCGTCGCTGACAGACGGTCATTACACCGATGTGCCTGAGCCCAGACCGGATGACTGGCGCGATCTGCGCCTTCCGGCGGTGCCGGTGCCATCCGGGATGACCGGACTGGCTGACCCTGACGATGACGGGGAAGGGCACCCGTCAGCCGGACAAGGCGACATCACTGTCCCCATGCCGTCGTCGATGGCACCGGTCAGCGATCTGTCGTGGCTGGCGGATGACACGGTGAACCGGTTCCCTACACGATCCACGTCGGCCCCGGAAAGGGGGGAAGCACCATGA
- the trbB gene encoding P-type conjugative transfer ATPase TrbB — translation MSNISAGDTMCASRTRHRHMLYTALGPLIAAALDDPDVVEIMLNPDCTLWVDRLSTGLAPLEGGLSAAEGERIIRLVAAHVGTEVHRHRPLLTAELPETGERFEGILPPAAPGPAFALRKRAAGVIPLARYVADGMMTAAQAGVLRQAVRERHNILIAGGTSTGKTTLANALLAEIAETGDRVLVLEDTVELQCVARDQVPLRTRPGVVSMAELVRTTLRLRPDRVIVGEVRGGEALDLLKVWGTGHPGGIATLHAGSALGALLRLEQLILEVAITPPRALIADTIHLIVYLTGRGQARRIASLVRVTGFDGTHYQLSNLGSPGPAISTPSPGGSS, via the coding sequence ATGAGCAACATATCCGCGGGCGATACGATGTGTGCATCCCGTACGCGCCACCGGCATATGCTGTACACCGCACTGGGGCCGCTGATTGCAGCAGCGCTGGACGATCCCGATGTGGTGGAGATCATGCTTAATCCAGACTGCACCTTGTGGGTGGATCGGTTGTCCACCGGCCTGGCTCCGCTGGAGGGTGGGCTGTCTGCCGCCGAGGGGGAACGCATCATCCGGCTGGTGGCGGCCCATGTCGGTACCGAGGTGCATCGCCACCGGCCGCTGCTGACGGCGGAATTGCCGGAAACCGGTGAACGTTTTGAAGGCATACTGCCGCCGGCAGCGCCTGGGCCAGCGTTTGCCTTGCGTAAGCGTGCCGCCGGCGTGATCCCGCTGGCGCGCTATGTTGCTGACGGGATGATGACCGCCGCGCAGGCCGGGGTACTGCGTCAGGCGGTACGTGAGCGACACAACATTTTGATTGCCGGGGGAACCAGTACCGGGAAAACCACACTCGCCAACGCCTTGCTGGCCGAGATTGCCGAGACCGGCGATCGGGTGCTGGTGCTGGAAGACACCGTGGAGCTGCAATGTGTGGCACGCGATCAGGTGCCCCTGCGTACCCGGCCGGGTGTGGTGAGCATGGCCGAACTGGTGCGTACCACGCTGCGGTTGCGCCCTGATCGCGTCATCGTCGGTGAAGTCCGTGGCGGCGAGGCGCTGGACCTGCTCAAGGTTTGGGGAACCGGTCACCCCGGCGGGATAGCCACCCTGCATGCGGGGTCTGCGCTGGGGGCATTGCTGCGGCTGGAACAACTGATCCTCGAAGTGGCGATCACCCCGCCCCGGGCGCTGATCGCCGACACCATCCACCTGATCGTATACCTGACCGGGCGTGGGCAGGCACGCCGTATCGCCTCGCTGGTCCGGGTGACCGGCTTTGACGGCACGCACTACCAGCTCAGTAACCTTGGTTCTCCCGGTCCTGCGATATCGACACCCTCACCCGGAGGCTCATCATGA
- a CDS encoding entry exclusion lipoprotein TrbK, with protein MRNLMFSFRVFLCIVLWCIGTGTVPATETVESLLANPKRLKELRQQCHDDWDRVGNALCNRVGHATTKQFLGTGTPYTPPKTPPKF; from the coding sequence ATGCGTAATCTTATGTTTTCATTCCGTGTTTTCTTATGCATCGTGCTGTGGTGTATCGGCACGGGCACCGTACCGGCAACGGAGACGGTAGAGTCATTACTGGCTAACCCGAAGCGATTAAAGGAACTGCGCCAGCAGTGCCATGACGACTGGGATCGCGTGGGGAATGCGCTGTGCAATCGCGTTGGACATGCCACCACCAAACAGTTTCTGGGGACGGGAACCCCCTACACGCCACCAAAAACGCCGCCCAAATTCTGA
- a CDS encoding sigma-54 interaction domain-containing protein has protein sequence MPESRTLSSGEYGTESAEASVQTLSFDLALAMIRQKTEPDLCDWLLSTVTSVWRPQGIILGLVDGCGRQLLCCGRVGDEPVALALEVDDFSHPLAYALRENKAHAWSSLNAGARIEHPLFQQVLSGLGADCGMYAIPLLSESGKVLGQLALLDTPERLQLWHDGGEGNLLAQVFCNQLSLLRELAGAQQVQLTLRASVERERDEARQQAQLTRIKDTLIGQSSVMKSLQQKVCQAAGHNLSVLIQGETGTGKDVVARLLHQCSVRADGPFVVINCAALPESLIESELFGHQKGAFSDALSDKVGLVAQANGGTLFLDEVGDMPLSMQAKLLRVLETRFFRPLGAEQEVHSDFRLVAATHHTLKQLVSDGVFRQDLYHRLCQCVLHVAPLRERTEDISLLCHHFIAQCCEREQKAPGALVPSFLQQLMWYDFPGNVRELRNLLEVTCAHTLPGQPITMQALPPEVQKRLTSEPDKVDECFQHVKDLGLSVRSFEAAVIEARLWQYGGDRQAAAESLNMPSRTFNDKCLRMGITY, from the coding sequence ATGCCTGAAAGCAGAACATTATCGAGTGGGGAATATGGCACTGAAAGCGCTGAAGCGTCGGTGCAGACATTATCGTTTGATCTGGCGTTGGCGATGATACGTCAGAAAACGGAGCCGGATTTGTGCGACTGGCTGTTGTCCACAGTGACTTCTGTTTGGCGACCGCAGGGTATAATTCTTGGGTTGGTTGATGGCTGTGGCAGACAGTTATTGTGTTGTGGCCGTGTTGGTGATGAACCTGTTGCGTTAGCGCTGGAGGTGGATGATTTTAGCCATCCACTGGCCTATGCGCTGCGTGAAAATAAGGCGCACGCCTGGTCATCGTTGAATGCGGGGGCTCGTATTGAACACCCGCTCTTTCAGCAGGTGTTATCGGGACTGGGTGCAGACTGTGGGATGTATGCCATACCGCTGTTGTCAGAGAGCGGCAAGGTACTGGGACAACTGGCGCTGTTGGATACGCCGGAACGTCTGCAGCTATGGCATGACGGTGGCGAAGGTAACCTGTTGGCTCAGGTGTTTTGCAACCAGTTGAGTCTGCTGCGCGAGTTGGCGGGAGCGCAGCAGGTTCAGTTGACACTCAGGGCGTCCGTTGAACGGGAGCGGGATGAAGCGCGTCAACAGGCGCAGCTCACGCGCATTAAGGACACCTTGATCGGCCAGTCATCGGTCATGAAGTCGCTGCAACAGAAGGTCTGCCAGGCTGCCGGACATAACCTGTCGGTGTTGATCCAGGGAGAAACGGGTACAGGCAAAGATGTGGTTGCCCGCCTGCTGCATCAATGCTCTGTCAGAGCAGACGGGCCCTTTGTGGTGATTAACTGTGCAGCTCTCCCTGAGAGCCTGATCGAAAGCGAGCTGTTCGGCCACCAGAAAGGGGCGTTTTCCGATGCCCTGAGCGACAAGGTTGGTCTGGTCGCGCAGGCCAATGGCGGTACGCTGTTTCTGGATGAGGTCGGCGATATGCCGCTTTCCATGCAGGCCAAGTTGCTGAGGGTGCTGGAAACCCGGTTTTTTCGTCCATTGGGGGCAGAGCAGGAAGTACATTCAGATTTCCGGCTGGTTGCTGCCACGCACCATACGTTGAAACAGCTCGTTTCCGACGGTGTGTTCCGTCAGGATCTGTACCACCGGTTGTGTCAGTGTGTATTGCATGTTGCGCCGCTGCGTGAACGTACAGAGGATATCTCACTGTTGTGCCACCATTTCATCGCGCAGTGCTGTGAGCGAGAGCAGAAAGCCCCGGGGGCTCTGGTGCCGTCATTCCTGCAACAGCTCATGTGGTACGATTTTCCAGGGAACGTGCGGGAACTGCGCAATCTGCTGGAGGTGACTTGTGCCCATACCTTACCGGGTCAGCCGATTACGATGCAGGCTCTGCCGCCTGAGGTGCAGAAGAGGCTGACAAGTGAGCCGGATAAGGTGGATGAGTGTTTCCAACACGTAAAAGATTTAGGTCTTTCGGTGCGTTCGTTCGAGGCGGCGGTGATAGAGGCGCGGTTGTGGCAGTACGGTGGCGATCGTCAGGCAGCGGCAGAAAGCCTGAATATGCCCAGCCGAACGTTTAACGATAAGTGTCTAAGGATGGGGATTACTTACTAA
- a CDS encoding CopG family transcriptional regulator, whose translation MSQYRLNLFIPPEHARRLDELATRKGVSKSSIVAAALAAWLSPDAGGQRDSLLSRRLDQLSRQFGRLERDQTIQIETLALFIRYYLTVSPPVAGAHQDAANAQGRVRFGQFVEQLGRHLLRGHSLVQDVCRELQPDTADETTQEMP comes from the coding sequence ATGAGTCAGTATCGCCTGAATCTGTTTATCCCACCTGAACACGCCCGGCGGCTGGACGAGCTGGCGACCCGAAAAGGGGTCTCGAAATCCTCCATTGTCGCGGCCGCGCTGGCCGCCTGGCTGTCGCCGGATGCGGGAGGGCAACGGGACAGCCTCCTGAGCCGGCGACTGGATCAGCTGTCACGCCAGTTTGGGCGGCTGGAGCGCGATCAAACCATTCAGATTGAAACGCTGGCGTTGTTTATCCGCTACTACCTGACCGTCAGCCCGCCAGTGGCTGGCGCCCATCAAGATGCCGCCAACGCACAGGGCCGTGTGCGTTTCGGGCAGTTTGTCGAGCAACTGGGCCGCCACTTGCTGCGCGGACACAGTCTGGTGCAAGACGTCTGTCGGGAGCTTCAGCCCGACACGGCGGACGAGACGACGCAGGAGATGCCATGA
- a CDS encoding imm11 family protein, with translation MSYIISVEENTYNMLDYLHDISADFSLFNEGIRLDGLDFTLMYKAKSKSGFNKIKKCHILSTTGPDLVSRELRTILESIVPAEVEFFDAEIIYGNDKLEGFSVINPIAKINCCDMEKSEYQLTNFDPNNPCYMFLYTVLLDEIPDGFNIVRCNEQPTSIVVNDKVKLAILNSELRGIKFCKAIDMTYKERTICELS, from the coding sequence ATGAGTTATATAATTTCAGTAGAAGAGAATACATATAATATGCTTGATTATCTTCATGATATATCAGCAGATTTCTCATTATTTAATGAAGGGATTCGTCTTGATGGTCTTGATTTTACTTTGATGTATAAAGCAAAGAGTAAGTCTGGTTTTAATAAAATAAAAAAATGTCATATATTATCTACTACTGGGCCAGATCTGGTTAGCCGGGAGCTTAGGACTATCCTTGAGAGTATAGTACCAGCAGAGGTTGAGTTTTTTGATGCTGAGATAATATACGGAAATGATAAGCTAGAGGGTTTTAGTGTGATAAACCCTATAGCAAAGATAAATTGTTGCGATATGGAAAAAAGTGAATATCAGCTCACTAATTTTGATCCGAATAATCCGTGCTATATGTTTCTATATACGGTTTTACTAGATGAAATACCTGATGGTTTTAATATTGTCAGGTGTAATGAGCAACCAACGTCGATTGTGGTTAATGATAAAGTTAAATTGGCGATTTTAAATTCTGAGCTGAGGGGTATCAAGTTCTGTAAGGCGATTGATATGACATATAAAGAACGAACTATTTGTGAGTTAAGTTAA